One genomic region from Betaproteobacteria bacterium encodes:
- a CDS encoding VOC family protein, whose amino-acid sequence MKNPPKGWPRISSGIYYREAGKMIDWLCNAFDFEVKLRVEGDNGRIEHSELSYGDGVVMVSEERIGATSKWGVDLKSPLSAGGANTQGMMLYVDDVDAHCAKARAAGARIVDEPAVHDYGEDYWADRSYGAVDPEGHFWWFTQRIRGD is encoded by the coding sequence ATGAAAAATCCCCCAAAAGGCTGGCCGCGAATTTCATCCGGAATTTACTACCGTGAAGCCGGCAAGATGATCGACTGGTTGTGCAATGCCTTCGATTTTGAAGTGAAGCTGAGGGTCGAAGGCGACAATGGCCGCATCGAACACAGCGAGCTTTCTTACGGTGACGGCGTGGTCATGGTGAGCGAAGAACGAATCGGCGCGACCTCCAAATGGGGCGTTGATCTGAAGAGCCCGCTATCGGCAGGCGGCGCGAACACGCAAGGCATGATGCTGTATGTCGATGACGTCGACGCACATTGCGCGAAGGCGCGCGCGGCTGGAGCCAGGATTGTCGATGAACCCGCCGTACACGATTATGGTGAAGACTATTGGGCCGACCGCAGTTATGGCGCCGTCGATCCCGAGGGACATTTCTGGTGGTTTACACAGCGCATTCGCGGCGACTGA
- the cysK gene encoding cysteine synthase A produces the protein MKAQSILDTIGDTPHIRINRLFGNTHQVWIKSERGNPGGSIKDRIALAMIEDAEKSGVLKSGGVIIEPTSGNTGIGLAMVAAVKGYKLVLVMPDSMSIERRRLMLAYGASFELTPREKGMKGAIARAQELAAATPGAWIPQQFENPANIEVHARTTAQEIIADFSAGVDVLITGVGTGGHITGCARVLKAKWPKLKVYAVEPTASPVISGGQPSPHPIQGIGAGFIPKNLDTSLLDGVIQVDAEPAREMARRAAREEGTLVGISSGATLAAIAQKLPEIPAGATVLGFNYDTGERYLSIEGFLPV, from the coding sequence ATGAAAGCTCAATCCATCCTCGACACGATCGGCGACACGCCGCACATTCGCATTAACCGCCTGTTTGGCAACACCCATCAGGTCTGGATCAAATCCGAGCGCGGCAATCCGGGCGGATCGATCAAGGATCGCATTGCGCTCGCGATGATCGAGGACGCCGAAAAATCCGGCGTGCTCAAATCGGGAGGTGTCATCATCGAGCCGACATCGGGGAACACCGGCATCGGGCTAGCCATGGTGGCGGCCGTTAAGGGATACAAACTCGTGCTGGTGATGCCTGACAGCATGTCCATTGAGCGCCGCCGGCTGATGCTGGCATACGGCGCCAGCTTCGAACTGACGCCGCGCGAAAAAGGCATGAAGGGCGCAATCGCCCGCGCGCAGGAACTCGCGGCGGCCACGCCGGGTGCGTGGATTCCCCAGCAGTTTGAGAATCCCGCCAATATTGAAGTGCATGCCCGTACCACCGCGCAGGAAATCATCGCTGATTTTTCGGCGGGTGTGGACGTGTTGATCACCGGCGTCGGTACCGGCGGCCATATCACCGGCTGCGCAAGGGTACTGAAGGCGAAGTGGCCGAAGCTAAAGGTGTACGCAGTGGAACCGACCGCCTCTCCCGTGATATCCGGCGGGCAACCCTCGCCGCATCCGATTCAGGGTATTGGCGCCGGTTTTATTCCGAAAAATCTCGACACGTCCTTGCTCGACGGTGTCATTCAGGTGGATGCGGAACCCGCGCGCGAGATGGCGCGCCGCGCCGCGCGCGAAGAGGGCACGCTGGTGGGCATTTCCTCAGGCGCGACACTGGCCGCCATCGCGCAAAAACTCCCCGAGATTCCCGCCGGTGCGACGGTGCTGGGATTCAATTACGATACGGGTGAGCGCTATTTGTCCATCGAAGGGTTTTTGCCGGTGTGA
- the argH gene encoding argininosuccinate lyase has product MSEKNDPLSAAIHSSGSSSGHFSGRFSEPVSELVKRFTASVTFDQRLAAVDILGSLAHAKMLAKQGVITAQDLFDIERGMAAIEAEIQAGKFEWRVDLEDVHMNIESRLIAAIGDAGKRLHTGRSRNDQIATDIRLWLRVEIDGLVALLRATQRALVGLAEKHADTIMPGFTHLQVAQPVTFGHHLMAYVEMLARDEARMSDCRKRVNRLPLGAAALAGTSYPIDREFVAKELGFDGVCENSLDAVSDRDFAIEFVSAAALVMTHLSRFSEELIIWMSQSVGFINLPDRFCYSSSIMPQKKNPDVPELIRGKTGRVNGHLVALLTLMKGQPLAYNKDNQEDKEPLFDTVDTVRDSLTIMADLAAAIEVRPERMRAAVLRGFATATDLADYLVKKGLAFRDAHEVVARAVRDAEKLGKDLAELPLDTLRGYSALVSEDVYLVLSPEGSVASRNHVGGTAPAQVRLAVERARKRLA; this is encoded by the coding sequence ATGTCAGAAAAAAACGACCCATTATCCGCTGCAATCCATTCATCCGGTTCCTCATCCGGGCACTTTTCCGGCCGCTTTTCCGAGCCGGTCAGCGAACTCGTCAAACGTTTCACCGCGTCCGTCACTTTCGACCAGCGCTTGGCTGCAGTCGACATCCTGGGCTCGCTGGCCCACGCCAAAATGCTCGCGAAACAGGGGGTGATCACGGCGCAAGACCTGTTTGACATCGAGCGCGGGATGGCCGCCATTGAGGCCGAGATTCAAGCGGGGAAGTTCGAGTGGCGCGTCGATCTCGAAGACGTGCACATGAATATCGAGTCACGGCTGATCGCGGCCATCGGTGATGCCGGCAAGCGCCTGCATACCGGTCGCTCCCGCAATGACCAGATCGCCACTGATATTCGCCTGTGGCTGCGCGTCGAGATTGACGGCCTTGTTGCACTGCTGCGCGCGACGCAACGGGCGCTGGTCGGTTTGGCGGAAAAACATGCTGACACCATCATGCCCGGCTTTACACATCTGCAGGTGGCCCAGCCGGTGACCTTCGGACATCACCTAATGGCGTACGTGGAAATGCTCGCGCGCGATGAAGCGAGAATGAGCGATTGTCGCAAGCGGGTGAATCGCCTGCCGCTAGGCGCGGCCGCGCTGGCCGGAACCAGCTACCCGATCGACCGCGAATTCGTGGCCAAGGAATTGGGCTTCGATGGCGTCTGCGAGAACTCGCTGGATGCCGTGTCCGACCGCGATTTCGCCATCGAATTCGTTTCCGCCGCCGCGCTGGTGATGACGCACCTCTCGCGCTTTTCGGAAGAACTGATCATCTGGATGAGCCAAAGCGTCGGCTTTATCAACCTGCCAGATCGGTTCTGCTACTCCAGCTCCATCATGCCGCAGAAGAAGAACCCCGACGTGCCGGAACTTATTCGGGGCAAAACCGGGCGGGTAAATGGACACCTGGTTGCGCTCCTGACGCTTATGAAAGGTCAGCCACTGGCCTACAACAAGGATAACCAGGAAGACAAGGAGCCGTTGTTCGATACGGTCGATACCGTGCGAGATTCGCTGACCATCATGGCAGATCTGGCGGCGGCGATCGAGGTCAGGCCGGAGCGGATGCGGGCTGCCGTGCTGCGGGGTTTCGCCACGGCGACGGATCTCGCGGATTATCTCGTCAAGAAGGGGCTGGCCTTCCGCGATGCACATGAAGTGGTGGCGCGGGCGGTGCGGGATGCCGAGAAGTTGGGCAAGGATTTGGCAGAGCTTCCCTTGGATACGCTGCGCGGATATTCCGCGCTGGTGAGCGAGGATGTGTATTTGGTGCTGTCGCCCGAAGGGTCGGTGGCGAGCCGGAATCATGTTGGCGGGACGGCACCGGCGCAGGTGAGGTTGGCGGTGGAGCGGGCAAGGAAGCGGTTGGCATAA
- a CDS encoding MarR family transcriptional regulator, producing MDKSPQVLLELVERLGNLMRAEFRRAGSDEQLQPVHVHALVYLARANRYSNTPQAMAEYLGLTKGTMSQSLLLLDRRGLIERYQDDLDRRVVRLRLSASGDQFLAEVQPQLAWQQATRNISPNRIRNAVSALRETLTTFQADNEGQPFGACHGCRHFERLSARAYRCGLMGDRLSGPETRRICWLYEEKGSGVEEEDEE from the coding sequence ATGGATAAGAGCCCGCAAGTACTCCTCGAACTGGTCGAACGCCTCGGCAACCTGATGCGCGCCGAGTTCCGCCGCGCCGGATCAGACGAGCAACTGCAACCTGTCCACGTTCATGCCCTGGTGTACCTGGCCCGCGCGAACCGATACTCGAATACGCCCCAGGCAATGGCAGAATACCTCGGCCTCACTAAAGGCACCATGTCGCAAAGTCTGCTGTTGCTGGATCGCCGTGGGCTGATCGAGCGCTATCAAGACGATCTCGACCGGCGGGTGGTGCGCTTGAGGCTCTCCGCTTCAGGTGATCAGTTTCTCGCTGAAGTCCAGCCGCAGCTCGCCTGGCAGCAAGCCACACGCAACATCAGCCCCAACCGCATCCGCAATGCCGTGTCGGCACTTCGGGAGACACTGACAACCTTTCAGGCGGACAACGAAGGGCAGCCATTTGGCGCGTGTCATGGTTGCCGGCATTTTGAAAGATTGTCCGCGCGGGCCTACCGGTGCGGGTTGATGGGGGATCGCCTTTCCGGGCCGGAGACCAGGCGTATTTGCTGGTTGTACGAAGAGAAAGGATCCGGGGTCGAGGAGGAGGACGAGGAATAG
- a CDS encoding flavin reductase family protein has protein sequence MSKKKSYPLSKVYGLLEPGPVVLVTTARKGEANIMTMSWHTMLDFEPPLVGCVISNRNYSFELLKSSRECVINIPTVELAKQVVGCGNTSGRTVDKFSRFGLTPAAAACVKAPLIDECQANLECKIVDGKLINKYNFFILEVLKAWIDPSHKDPRTIHHRGKGAFMVAGETVKLPSRMK, from the coding sequence ATGAGCAAAAAGAAATCGTACCCCTTGTCGAAGGTCTACGGCCTTCTTGAACCCGGCCCGGTCGTGCTGGTCACCACGGCTAGAAAAGGCGAGGCAAACATCATGACCATGTCGTGGCACACGATGCTCGATTTCGAGCCGCCGCTGGTGGGCTGCGTGATAAGCAACCGCAATTATTCGTTTGAGCTCCTCAAGTCGAGCCGGGAATGCGTGATCAACATTCCGACGGTGGAACTCGCCAAACAAGTTGTCGGCTGCGGGAATACGTCGGGCAGAACCGTCGACAAGTTCAGCCGCTTCGGTTTGACACCGGCGGCGGCCGCATGCGTGAAGGCGCCGCTCATCGATGAATGTCAGGCCAACCTCGAGTGCAAGATTGTCGACGGGAAGCTGATCAACAAATACAACTTCTTCATCCTGGAAGTGTTGAAGGCCTGGATCGACCCATCGCACAAAGATCCGCGCACCATTCACCATCGCGGCAAGGGCGCATTCATGGTCGCGGGCGAGACCGTCAAGTTGCCGTCCCGGATGAAATAG
- a CDS encoding RNA-binding transcriptional accessory protein — MLPSIQSRLATELSAKPQQVAAAIALLDEGATVPFIARYRKEATGGLDDIQLRLLEDRLRYLRELEERRVAILESIESQGKLTDELKTRISAAEDKTTLEDLYLPYKPKRRTKAMIAREAGLEPLADALLANPMLVPEDEAQKYLRAEPVKPDEKDTVVPDVKTALEGAKQILMERFAEDAGLLARVRDYLSVHSVVESGVIEGQQEAGAKFADYFNYSETWKTIPSHRALAIFRGRNEGFLTSKLILDSEAGEEKPTWSSPFNACEDMIAGHGKIINKNRPADKWLTEVVRWTWRIKISLHMETELMGSLREKAERDAIHVFASNLKDLLLAAPAGPRATMGIDPGIRTGCKIAVVDHTGQVLETATVYPHEPRRDWDGTLHTLTALAKKHHVDLISIGNGTASRETDKLAADLIKLLPEQKMTKIVVSEAGASVYSASEFASKELPDMDVSLRGAVSIARRLQDPLAELVKIDPKSIGVGQYQHDVNQSQLARSLEAVVEDCVNAVGVDVNTASAALLARVSGLSSSVAANIVAHRNAHGAFKSRAALKTVPRLGDKAFEQAAGFLRIRDGDNPLDASSVHPEAYPLVEKILADIRKDVKAVMGDGKLLKSLHAEKYADDRFGLPTVADILKELEKPGRDPRPEFKTATFQDGVEQLRDLQPGMILEGVITNVAAFGAFVDIGVHQDGLVHISALAEKYVKDPRDVVKAGDVVKVKVMEVDEKRKRIALTMRLNDTAAPRERGTNSSTGADSRAKTAGNPRQMATSTSAPTGGTMAAAFAKLKERA; from the coding sequence ATGCTGCCTTCGATTCAATCCCGCCTTGCTACTGAACTTTCCGCGAAACCACAGCAGGTGGCTGCGGCGATCGCCCTCCTGGACGAAGGCGCGACGGTGCCGTTCATTGCCCGCTATCGCAAGGAAGCCACCGGCGGCCTCGACGACATTCAACTGCGCTTGCTGGAAGACCGGCTGCGTTATTTGCGTGAACTGGAAGAGCGGCGCGTAGCGATACTGGAGAGCATCGAATCGCAGGGCAAACTTACCGATGAATTGAAGACGCGCATCAGCGCCGCGGAAGACAAGACCACGCTGGAAGACTTGTATCTGCCGTACAAACCGAAGCGTCGCACTAAGGCGATGATTGCCCGGGAAGCGGGGCTTGAGCCGCTGGCAGATGCGCTGCTCGCCAATCCAATGCTGGTGCCGGAAGACGAGGCGCAAAAGTATCTGCGCGCGGAGCCAGTCAAGCCGGATGAGAAAGATACGGTCGTGCCGGATGTCAAAACCGCACTGGAAGGTGCGAAACAAATCCTGATGGAACGCTTTGCCGAGGACGCGGGCTTGCTGGCACGCGTGCGCGATTACTTGTCAGTGCACAGCGTGGTGGAATCGGGCGTGATTGAAGGACAGCAGGAAGCGGGCGCCAAGTTCGCGGACTATTTCAATTACAGCGAAACCTGGAAGACGATTCCCTCGCATCGCGCGCTGGCGATCTTCCGTGGCCGCAACGAAGGCTTCCTGACCTCGAAGCTGATACTGGATTCGGAAGCGGGCGAAGAAAAGCCCACCTGGAGTTCACCGTTCAACGCCTGCGAAGACATGATCGCCGGTCACGGCAAGATCATCAACAAGAACCGCCCGGCCGACAAATGGCTGACGGAAGTCGTGCGCTGGACCTGGCGCATCAAGATTTCGCTGCACATGGAAACCGAATTGATGGGCAGCCTGCGCGAGAAAGCAGAGCGCGACGCGATCCATGTCTTCGCAAGCAACCTGAAAGACCTGCTACTGGCCGCGCCCGCCGGGCCGCGCGCCACAATGGGCATCGACCCGGGCATTCGCACTGGTTGCAAGATCGCGGTAGTGGATCACACCGGGCAAGTGCTGGAGACCGCGACCGTGTACCCGCACGAGCCGCGCCGCGATTGGGATGGCACCTTGCACACGCTGACAGCGCTGGCGAAAAAGCATCATGTCGATCTGATTTCGATCGGCAACGGGACTGCCTCTCGCGAGACCGACAAACTGGCGGCGGACCTCATCAAGCTTCTGCCGGAACAGAAGATGACCAAGATTGTGGTCTCGGAAGCCGGTGCCTCGGTGTATTCAGCGTCCGAGTTTGCGTCGAAGGAATTGCCGGACATGGATGTATCGTTGCGCGGCGCGGTATCGATTGCGCGGCGATTGCAGGATCCACTCGCGGAATTGGTGAAGATCGACCCGAAATCGATCGGCGTCGGCCAATACCAGCACGACGTCAACCAATCGCAGCTGGCGCGCTCGCTGGAGGCGGTGGTGGAAGATTGCGTGAACGCCGTGGGCGTGGACGTCAATACCGCGTCCGCCGCGTTGCTGGCGCGGGTATCGGGACTCAGCAGTTCAGTGGCCGCGAATATCGTCGCACATCGCAATGCCCACGGCGCATTCAAATCGCGCGCAGCACTGAAAACGGTGCCGCGTCTGGGTGACAAGGCCTTCGAGCAGGCGGCGGGATTCCTGCGCATCCGCGACGGCGACAATCCGCTCGATGCCTCATCGGTTCATCCGGAAGCCTATCCCCTGGTCGAAAAAATCCTCGCCGACATTCGGAAAGACGTGAAGGCGGTGATGGGCGACGGCAAGCTGCTGAAATCGCTCCACGCTGAGAAATACGCTGATGATCGCTTCGGTCTGCCAACTGTGGCCGATATCCTGAAAGAGCTGGAAAAACCCGGTCGCGATCCCCGCCCCGAATTCAAGACGGCGACGTTTCAGGACGGCGTGGAACAACTGCGCGACCTGCAGCCCGGGATGATCCTTGAGGGCGTGATTACCAATGTCGCTGCGTTCGGCGCGTTCGTGGATATCGGCGTGCATCAGGATGGGCTGGTGCATATCTCCGCGCTCGCCGAGAAATACGTGAAAGACCCGCGCGATGTGGTGAAGGCGGGCGACGTGGTCAAGGTGAAGGTGATGGAAGTTGATGAGAAGCGCAAGCGGATTGCGCTAACCATGCGGCTGAACGATACCGCGGCGCCGAGGGAAAGAGGGACAAACTCAAGCACGGGTGCGGATTCCAGGGCGAAAACGGCTGGAAACCCGCGTCAAATGGCGACCTCGACCTCGGCACCGACGGGCGGGACGATGGCAGCGGCGTTTGCGAAGTTGAAAGAGCGTGCCTGA
- a CDS encoding histidine kinase — protein sequence MMPAARLPNFCNLGIMLRLLIIVNLLSIAAAVVRSNGRDGWEQFLMISAVAQPVIILSLLAFCALRQPLNKLTYWRGVAAIFALEALIGGGFWFLLESMLPFSQPIALWQYVFFFAFATAVVLLYFDLRARSLSPALTEARLQALQARIRPHFLFNTINAVLSLIRAEPKRAERMLEDLSDLFRVLMADNRKLVPLADEITLCRKYLEIEHIRLGDRLIATWHIDDLPKGAMVPPLILQPLVENAVYHGIEPLEGIGEVVIDIERTGKQFLIRLTNPYASGSTHVTGNRMAINNIRERLQLHFDAEASLKADVIKDKYVVTIVMPVEKLED from the coding sequence CTGATGCCGGCGGCGCGGCTGCCGAATTTCTGCAATCTCGGCATCATGTTGCGCTTGTTGATTATCGTGAACCTGCTCAGCATTGCCGCCGCGGTGGTACGCAGCAACGGACGTGACGGCTGGGAGCAATTCCTGATGATTTCGGCAGTCGCGCAGCCGGTGATTATTCTCTCGCTGCTGGCATTCTGTGCGCTCCGACAACCACTGAACAAACTCACGTACTGGCGCGGCGTCGCGGCCATTTTTGCCCTGGAAGCCTTGATCGGCGGAGGGTTCTGGTTTTTGCTGGAGTCCATGCTGCCGTTTTCCCAGCCGATTGCGCTCTGGCAATACGTGTTCTTTTTTGCTTTCGCAACCGCTGTGGTGCTGCTGTATTTCGATCTGCGCGCGCGTTCGCTGTCGCCGGCGTTGACGGAGGCACGGTTGCAGGCGCTGCAGGCCCGTATCCGCCCACACTTTCTGTTCAATACCATCAATGCAGTGCTGTCGCTGATCCGCGCCGAGCCCAAGCGCGCCGAGCGCATGCTCGAAGACCTGTCGGACCTGTTCCGCGTGCTGATGGCGGACAACCGTAAACTGGTGCCGCTTGCCGATGAAATCACGCTGTGCCGGAAATATCTCGAGATCGAACACATCCGTCTGGGCGACCGGTTGATCGCCACCTGGCACATCGACGACCTGCCCAAGGGCGCGATGGTGCCACCGCTGATTCTGCAACCACTGGTGGAAAACGCCGTTTATCACGGCATTGAGCCACTTGAAGGCATCGGTGAAGTCGTCATCGATATTGAGCGCACGGGCAAACAATTTCTCATCCGCCTCACCAATCCATACGCCAGCGGTTCCACCCACGTTACCGGCAATCGCATGGCGATCAATAACATCCGCGAACGCCTGCAATTGCACTTCGATGCCGAAGCCAGCCTGAAAGCCGACGTGATCAAGGACAAGTACGTGGTCACCATCGTCATGCCCGTGGAAAAACTGGAGGATTAG
- a CDS encoding response regulator transcription factor, protein MPAARILIVDDEAPARRRLRDLLDDCREQFPLVIADEAANGVEAIDIINRGGIEIVLTDIRMPAMDGLEVARHVAKLDTPPKLIFTTAYDEYAVKAFELNAIDYLLKPIRQERLLMALTKAVAIRPALADAVAEAAQSRRKHLSIHERGRIVLVPIDDILYLKAELKYVTVRTAQKEYLLEESLTRLEEEFPGMFTRLHRNTLVTTSAVTGFEKVAGGGGGDDDDSDGGNSPGGVHWVAVIRGVPEKLPVSRRQQYVVKEF, encoded by the coding sequence ATGCCAGCCGCCCGAATCCTGATTGTCGATGACGAGGCGCCCGCGCGACGCCGCCTGCGGGATCTGCTCGATGATTGCCGAGAACAGTTCCCATTGGTGATCGCCGATGAAGCCGCGAACGGCGTGGAAGCCATCGACATCATCAACCGGGGTGGCATAGAAATTGTATTGACCGATATCCGCATGCCGGCCATGGACGGGCTGGAGGTCGCGCGGCACGTCGCCAAACTCGACACGCCACCCAAGCTGATCTTCACCACCGCCTACGACGAATACGCGGTGAAGGCCTTCGAACTCAATGCCATTGACTACCTGTTAAAGCCGATCCGCCAGGAACGGCTGCTGATGGCGCTGACCAAGGCGGTCGCCATTCGGCCCGCGCTGGCGGATGCCGTCGCCGAGGCCGCGCAATCCCGGCGCAAGCATTTGTCGATTCATGAACGCGGTCGAATCGTGCTGGTGCCGATAGACGACATTCTTTATCTGAAGGCGGAACTGAAATACGTGACCGTGCGCACCGCGCAGAAGGAATATCTGCTGGAAGAATCGCTGACGCGGCTGGAGGAGGAATTTCCCGGGATGTTCACGCGCTTGCATCGCAATACGCTGGTGACCACCTCCGCAGTGACAGGGTTTGAAAAGGTTGCCGGCGGTGGCGGTGGCGATGACGATGACAGCGACGGTGGTAATAGCCCGGGTGGCGTGCACTGGGTGGCGGTGATTCGCGGTGTGCCGGAAAAATTGCCGGTGAGCAGGCGGCAGCAGTACGTGGTCAAGGAGTTTTGA
- the cyaY gene encoding iron donor protein CyaY has product MNSPIRLEESDFHERVDDVLTSIENSLESADADIDSDINSGILTLEFANRSKVIVNRQAPTREIWVAAKSGGFHFFFDGAVWRDTRSNESLESLLSRVISEQSGDVMPITL; this is encoded by the coding sequence ATGAACAGCCCTATTCGTCTGGAAGAAAGCGACTTTCACGAGCGCGTTGATGACGTTTTGACCTCGATCGAAAACTCGCTCGAGTCGGCGGACGCCGATATCGACAGTGACATCAACTCGGGCATCCTCACGCTCGAATTCGCCAACCGCAGCAAGGTGATCGTCAATCGGCAGGCGCCAACGCGCGAGATCTGGGTCGCCGCAAAATCCGGCGGCTTCCATTTCTTTTTCGACGGCGCGGTTTGGCGCGATACGCGCAGCAATGAATCGCTCGAATCACTCCTGTCACGCGTGATTTCCGAGCAGAGTGGCGATGTGATGCCAATCACACTTTGA
- a CDS encoding ABC transporter substrate-binding protein — protein MSKPTIFRRAACVSAFLVVASITICVNAKTLRYATQDEPQTLDPHSASLAVTTRFLSNVYEPLVGRDKDFKLVPWLAESWSQRDALTWRFKLRPNVKFHDGSPFAADDVVFSLERVLSPNSQMKSTVQGVALAKKIDALTVDLIMKESNPVLLNHLFSFRIMNKAWAIKNNSRYPQNYRDKEDTFSSRNANGTGPFMIKERQTDVRTVLVANPHWWNNASPERGNVTEVILLPIKSNATRAAALLSGEVDFVNDPPPQDIARLKSGADVKVVESPEQRVQYLVFDVHRDELLYSSVKKKNPFKDVRVRRAIAHAIDVEAIRVKVMRKLSLPIGSLVTSTEQGYSKDADVRLSLDREKAKALLADAGYPNGFDITLDCGNNQPAADICQAIPPMLAQIGIKVTPNIVPTTNYFSKLQRLDTSFYLLSWGTPTADAISSLQFTLHTPRADSSGDGDGNYGRYTDARFDALVDKAKIENDLVKRDTLIRDALLILKNDLPIVPLHQSIIPWAMRKNVTAVFPPNSVPYFFRFRVD, from the coding sequence ATGTCCAAGCCCACCATTTTCCGACGTGCCGCGTGTGTCTCGGCATTCCTGGTTGTCGCAAGTATTACCATCTGCGTAAACGCCAAGACCCTGCGTTATGCCACCCAGGACGAGCCACAAACACTCGATCCGCATTCTGCCAGCCTCGCCGTTACCACCCGCTTCCTGTCCAATGTTTACGAGCCGCTGGTCGGTCGCGACAAGGATTTCAAGCTCGTCCCCTGGCTCGCGGAATCGTGGTCGCAGCGTGATGCCCTGACTTGGAGATTCAAGTTGCGGCCGAACGTGAAATTTCACGATGGCTCACCATTTGCGGCTGATGACGTGGTGTTCTCGCTGGAGCGGGTACTGTCGCCGAATTCGCAAATGAAATCCACTGTGCAGGGTGTCGCGCTGGCAAAAAAGATCGATGCACTCACGGTCGACCTGATCATGAAGGAATCGAATCCGGTATTGCTGAATCACCTGTTCAGCTTCCGCATCATGAACAAGGCGTGGGCTATCAAGAACAATTCGCGCTACCCGCAGAATTATCGCGACAAGGAAGACACTTTTTCCTCTCGCAATGCCAATGGCACCGGGCCGTTCATGATCAAGGAGCGCCAGACCGATGTTCGCACCGTGCTGGTCGCCAACCCGCACTGGTGGAATAATGCCAGCCCGGAAAGAGGCAACGTCACCGAAGTGATCCTGCTGCCGATAAAATCGAACGCCACGCGCGCCGCCGCACTACTTTCCGGCGAAGTGGATTTTGTGAACGACCCGCCCCCGCAGGATATCGCCCGTCTCAAATCCGGGGCCGACGTGAAGGTCGTCGAAAGTCCCGAGCAGCGCGTGCAGTACCTGGTGTTCGATGTCCATCGCGACGAGCTGTTGTACTCAAGCGTGAAGAAGAAAAACCCGTTCAAGGATGTACGCGTCCGCCGTGCCATTGCTCACGCTATCGACGTCGAGGCAATCCGTGTCAAGGTGATGCGCAAACTCTCTTTGCCGATCGGTTCCCTCGTCACCTCGACCGAGCAAGGCTATTCGAAGGACGCTGATGTCCGCTTGTCACTGGATCGCGAGAAAGCCAAGGCGCTGCTGGCCGATGCCGGTTACCCGAACGGATTCGATATCACGCTGGATTGCGGCAACAACCAGCCCGCCGCCGACATTTGCCAGGCGATTCCGCCGATGCTCGCGCAGATCGGCATCAAGGTCACACCGAATATCGTCCCCACCACCAATTATTTCAGCAAATTGCAGCGGCTCGACACCAGCTTTTACCTGCTGAGCTGGGGCACGCCGACGGCGGATGCGATTTCAAGTTTGCAGTTCACGCTGCATACCCCGCGCGCCGATAGCAGTGGCGACGGTGACGGCAATTATGGCCGCTACACCGACGCCCGATTCGACGCGCTGGTCGACAAGGCTAAGATCGAAAACGACCTTGTGAAACGCGATACGCTGATCCGCGATGCCCTGCTGATCCTGAAAAATGATCTTCCCATCGTGCCGCTGCATCAATCGATCATCCCGTGGGCAATGCGCAAGAATGTGACGGCGGTTTTCCCGCCAAACAGCGTGCCGTATTTTTTCCGGTTCCGGGTGGATTAG